A part of Pantoea vagans genomic DNA contains:
- the phoB gene encoding phosphate response regulator transcription factor PhoB, whose translation MAKRILVVEDEAPIREMLCFVLEQNDYQPIEAEDYDSAVGKLIEPWPDLILLDWMLPGGSGIQFIKHLKREAMTRDIPVMMLTARGEEEDRVRGLEVGADDYITKPFSPKELMARIKAVMRRISPMAVEEVIEMQGLSLDPSSHRVMSETTPLEMGPTEYKLLHFFMTHPERVYSREQLLNHVWGTNVYVEDRTVDVHIRRLRKALEVSGHDRMVQTVRGTGYRFSARY comes from the coding sequence ATGGCTAAGCGCATTTTGGTTGTGGAGGATGAAGCCCCCATCCGTGAAATGTTGTGTTTTGTTCTGGAGCAGAACGACTATCAGCCAATCGAGGCGGAAGATTATGACAGCGCCGTTGGCAAGCTGATTGAACCCTGGCCCGATCTGATTTTGCTGGACTGGATGTTACCCGGTGGCAGCGGGATTCAGTTTATCAAGCATCTGAAGCGCGAGGCGATGACCCGTGATATCCCGGTGATGATGCTGACCGCGCGCGGCGAAGAGGAAGATCGGGTGCGCGGCCTGGAAGTGGGTGCCGACGATTACATTACCAAGCCGTTTTCACCCAAAGAGCTGATGGCGCGGATCAAAGCGGTGATGCGCCGCATTTCGCCGATGGCAGTGGAAGAGGTGATTGAGATGCAGGGGCTGAGTCTGGATCCCTCCTCACATCGCGTGATGTCCGAAACCACGCCGCTGGAGATGGGCCCCACCGAATATAAGCTGCTGCACTTCTTTATGACCCACCCGGAGCGCGTCTACAGCCGCGAACAGCTGCTGAACCACGTCTGGGGCACCAATGTGTATGTGGAGGATCGCACTGTCGATGTTCACATTCGCCGTTTACGTAAAGCGCTGGAAGTCTCCGGCCACGATCGCATGGTACAAACCGTCCGTGGAACAGGGTATCGTTTCTCTGCCCGCTACTAA
- the sbcD gene encoding exonuclease subunit SbcD, with protein sequence MRIIHTADWHLGQFFYNKSRAAEHQAFLDWLLIQIEQHQVDALIIAGDLFDTGTPPSYAREMFNRFVVALQPAGCQLIVLAGNHDSVATLNESRELLACLNTRVIATPQAQDDVLLLNTRQGEPGALLCAIPYLRPRDILRSRAGQSGRDKQTSLLEAIAHHYQQRFAAAQALGYALPVIVTGHLTTVGVSQSDSVRDIYIGTLDAFPASAFPAADYIALGHIHRAQRVAGSEHIRYSGSPIPLSFDELGTEKSVFLLELAASGLQSVTPLVVPQSQPMQVLKGSLAQIAEQLNAFSSAEQEKPTWLDIEVTTQEYLSDLQRQVETLTATLPVEVLLLRRSREQRQQSLARLDNETLSELKVEEVFARRLALDEELQPAQIDEMTTLFRQTLAAMEETQ encoded by the coding sequence ATGCGCATTATTCATACTGCGGACTGGCATCTGGGGCAGTTCTTCTACAACAAAAGTCGGGCGGCGGAACATCAGGCGTTTCTCGACTGGCTGTTGATCCAGATTGAACAGCATCAGGTGGATGCGCTGATTATTGCAGGCGACCTGTTTGATACCGGCACGCCGCCCAGCTACGCCCGCGAGATGTTTAACCGCTTCGTGGTGGCGCTGCAGCCTGCGGGCTGTCAGCTGATTGTGCTGGCGGGTAACCACGATTCCGTGGCAACGCTGAACGAGTCACGCGAACTGCTGGCCTGTCTCAACACGCGGGTAATCGCTACACCGCAGGCGCAGGATGATGTGCTGCTGCTCAACACCCGCCAGGGCGAGCCGGGTGCCCTGCTGTGCGCCATTCCCTATCTGCGCCCGCGCGATATCCTGCGCAGCCGGGCGGGTCAGTCGGGACGCGACAAGCAGACCTCGCTGCTGGAGGCGATTGCCCACCACTATCAGCAGCGTTTCGCCGCCGCCCAAGCGCTGGGCTATGCGCTGCCAGTCATTGTTACCGGCCACCTCACCACCGTCGGCGTCAGCCAGAGCGATTCAGTGCGTGACATCTATATCGGCACACTGGATGCCTTCCCGGCCAGTGCGTTTCCCGCTGCTGATTATATTGCGCTCGGCCATATTCATCGCGCCCAGCGCGTGGCGGGCAGCGAGCATATCCGCTACAGCGGCTCGCCGATTCCGCTGAGCTTTGATGAGCTGGGGACTGAAAAAAGCGTCTTCCTGCTAGAACTGGCGGCCAGCGGCCTGCAATCGGTCACGCCGCTGGTCGTACCACAGTCGCAGCCCATGCAGGTGCTGAAAGGATCGCTGGCGCAGATAGCGGAACAGCTAAATGCCTTCAGTTCGGCAGAGCAGGAAAAACCGACCTGGCTCGACATCGAAGTCACCACCCAGGAGTACCTCAGCGATCTGCAGCGCCAGGTCGAAACCCTGACCGCCACGCTGCCGGTCGAGGTATTGCTGTTACGCCGCAGCCGTGAACAGCGGCAGCAGAGCCTGGCGCGGCTCGACAACGAAACGCTGAGTGAGCTGAAGGTGGAAGAGGTCTTTGCCCGCCGCCTGGCGCTGGACGAAGAGTTGCAACCGGCGCAAATCGACGAGATGACCACGCTGTTCCGCCAGACGCTGGCCGCCATG
- a CDS encoding cobalamin-independent methionine synthase II family protein: protein MQRETAPFRADTVGSFLRPAAIKQAREQFSAGEIDAAALRQVEDAAIRDVVAKQRENGLKVVTDGEFRRGWWHFDFFYGLDGVESYEAEQGIQFNGVQTKAHGVKVVSKLGFPADHPMLDHFRFLQSIAGDAVPKMTIPSPSVLHFRGGRKVIDSEVYPDLADYFDDLAQTYKQAIKAFYDAGCRYLQLDDTVWAYLCSEDQKRDIRARGDDPDQLAQTYAQVLNKALEDKPADLTVGLHVCRGNFRSTWISEGGYGPVAEILFGSVNVDAFFLEYDNARSGGFEPLRYVKPGHQQVVLGLITTKVGELEDPAQVKARLEEATQYVSLDQICLSPQCGFASTEEGNSLSEVEQWQKIRLVVDIANQVW, encoded by the coding sequence ATGCAAAGAGAAACCGCCCCGTTCCGCGCCGACACCGTTGGCAGCTTCCTGCGTCCCGCTGCAATTAAGCAGGCGCGCGAACAGTTTTCAGCCGGAGAGATTGATGCCGCCGCCCTGCGTCAGGTTGAAGATGCGGCAATCCGCGATGTGGTCGCGAAACAGCGTGAAAATGGCCTGAAAGTGGTGACAGACGGCGAGTTCCGTCGCGGCTGGTGGCACTTCGACTTCTTCTATGGCCTTGATGGCGTGGAGAGCTATGAAGCAGAGCAGGGCATCCAGTTTAATGGCGTGCAGACCAAAGCGCATGGCGTGAAAGTGGTGAGCAAACTCGGTTTCCCGGCGGATCACCCGATGCTCGACCATTTCCGCTTCCTGCAGAGTATTGCCGGTGATGCGGTACCGAAGATGACCATTCCCAGCCCCAGCGTGCTGCACTTCCGCGGTGGCCGCAAAGTGATTGATTCGGAAGTCTATCCCGATCTGGCGGACTACTTCGACGATCTGGCGCAGACTTACAAACAGGCGATCAAGGCGTTTTACGACGCGGGCTGTCGCTATCTGCAGCTGGATGACACAGTCTGGGCGTACCTCTGTTCTGAAGATCAGAAGCGCGATATCCGCGCCCGTGGCGACGATCCGGACCAGCTGGCACAGACGTATGCTCAGGTGCTGAATAAAGCGCTGGAAGATAAACCTGCCGATCTGACCGTGGGTCTGCATGTCTGCCGCGGGAATTTCCGCTCAACCTGGATCTCTGAAGGCGGCTATGGGCCGGTGGCCGAAATCCTGTTCGGCAGCGTCAACGTGGATGCGTTCTTCCTGGAGTATGACAACGCCCGTTCCGGCGGCTTTGAGCCACTGCGTTACGTTAAGCCGGGCCATCAGCAGGTCGTTCTGGGCCTGATCACCACCAAAGTGGGTGAGCTGGAAGATCCGGCGCAGGTGAAAGCCAGGCTGGAAGAGGCGACGCAGTATGTCAGCCTGGACCAGATCTGCCTCAGCCCGCAGTGCGGCTTTGCCTCTACCGAAGAGGGCAACAGCCTGAGCGAAGTCGAGCAATGGCAGAAGATTCGTTTAGTGGTCGATATCGCTAATCAGGTCTGGTAA
- a CDS encoding PstS family phosphate ABC transporter substrate-binding protein, giving the protein MRLLLLLIVSLLPVLALAQPGALSGNLSSVGSDTLGYLMTLWGEDFSRQAPGVNVQVQASGSSTAPTALAAGAAQLGPMSRPMQADERQAFEARYGYPPLAVPVAMDALVVMVNQRNPLQQIEPRQLDAIFSITRLCGAHSVPLRWGDLGLTGDQWRERPIQSYGRNSASGTWGFFKQQVLCKGDFRSDVAEFPGSAAVVQAVAGNSRSIGYASFGFHLSGVKMLAVVNDQGQAIAPDADAIRSGRYPWARPLYLYVNKAPGKPLPPLVAAFLQQVLSVQGQRRVSEAGYLPLSDSQMAQARAALQ; this is encoded by the coding sequence ATGCGCCTCCTTCTTTTGTTAATCGTCTCTCTGCTGCCGGTCCTGGCGCTGGCCCAGCCCGGCGCGCTCTCCGGTAATCTCAGCAGCGTGGGATCCGATACGCTCGGCTATCTGATGACCCTGTGGGGCGAAGATTTCAGCCGCCAGGCACCGGGCGTCAATGTGCAGGTTCAGGCCTCAGGTTCGTCTACCGCGCCGACCGCGCTGGCGGCGGGTGCCGCACAGCTCGGGCCGATGAGCCGACCGATGCAGGCCGATGAACGCCAGGCCTTTGAAGCGCGCTACGGCTATCCGCCGCTGGCGGTGCCGGTGGCGATGGATGCGCTGGTGGTGATGGTCAATCAGCGCAATCCGCTGCAGCAGATTGAACCGCGTCAGCTCGACGCGATTTTCTCCATTACCCGCCTGTGTGGCGCGCACAGTGTGCCGCTGCGCTGGGGCGATCTTGGTTTAACCGGCGACCAGTGGCGCGAACGGCCGATTCAGAGTTATGGCCGCAACTCCGCCTCCGGCACCTGGGGTTTCTTCAAACAGCAGGTGCTGTGTAAAGGCGATTTCCGCAGTGACGTAGCGGAGTTTCCCGGCTCGGCCGCGGTGGTGCAGGCGGTGGCCGGTAATTCGCGCAGCATCGGCTACGCCAGTTTCGGCTTTCACCTCAGTGGCGTAAAAATGCTGGCGGTGGTGAATGACCAGGGCCAGGCGATTGCCCCGGATGCCGACGCGATACGCAGCGGCCGCTATCCCTGGGCGCGTCCGCTTTATCTCTATGTCAACAAAGCGCCCGGCAAACCGCTGCCGCCGCTGGTGGCCGCGTTTCTGCAGCAGGTGCTTTCCGTGCAGGGACAGCGGCGTGTCAGCGAAGCGGGCTACCTGCCGCTCTCTGACAGCCAGATGGCGCAGGCGCGCGCAGCGCTGCAATAA
- the phoR gene encoding phosphate regulon sensor histidine kinase PhoR, with protein MLERLSWKRLLTELLLACLPAALLGLLFGGLPWWLLLSVLVVLLWHFHNLMRLSHWLWLDRTMTPPTGRASWEPLFYGLYQMQLRNRRRRRELGNLIKRFRSGAESLPDAVILTTEEGTIFWCNGLAQQHLGLRWPEDNGQNILNLLRYPEFSRYLRQRDFDKPLTLVLNNKLHMEFRVMPYSEGQWLLVARDVTQMHQLEGARRNFFANVSHELRTPLTVLQGYLEMMNDSVMSEPSRSKALHTMSEQTRRMDSLVKQLLTLSRIEAAPAIDLKEKVDVPVMLKLLQHEAATLSGGRHDIHFHTDPHLKVFGNDEQLRSAISNLVYNAVNHTPEGTRIDISWLRGKQGATFRVCDNGPGIASEHIPRLTERFYRVDKARSRATGGSGLGLAIVKHALSHHNARLDITSVPHKETCFTFTLPARLIVNSVMQENAVH; from the coding sequence GTGCTGGAACGCCTCTCCTGGAAGAGATTACTGACAGAACTGCTGCTGGCCTGTCTGCCTGCGGCGCTGCTGGGCCTGCTGTTTGGTGGCCTGCCCTGGTGGCTGCTGCTGAGCGTACTGGTGGTGCTGTTGTGGCATTTCCACAATCTGATGCGGCTGTCGCACTGGCTGTGGCTCGACCGCACCATGACGCCACCGACCGGGCGTGCCAGCTGGGAACCGCTATTTTATGGGCTTTACCAGATGCAGCTGCGCAACCGGCGGCGGCGGCGTGAACTGGGCAATCTGATTAAGCGTTTCCGCAGCGGGGCCGAATCGCTGCCGGATGCGGTGATCCTGACCACGGAAGAGGGCACTATTTTCTGGTGTAACGGCCTGGCGCAGCAGCACCTTGGCCTGCGCTGGCCGGAAGATAATGGCCAGAATATCCTCAATCTGCTGCGTTACCCGGAGTTCTCCCGCTATCTGCGCCAGCGCGATTTTGACAAGCCGCTGACGCTGGTGCTGAACAACAAACTTCATATGGAGTTCCGCGTCATGCCCTACAGCGAAGGGCAGTGGCTGCTGGTGGCCCGTGATGTGACGCAGATGCATCAGCTGGAAGGGGCGCGCCGCAACTTCTTTGCCAACGTCAGCCATGAGTTACGCACGCCGCTCACCGTGCTGCAGGGTTATCTGGAGATGATGAACGACTCGGTGATGAGCGAGCCGTCGCGCAGCAAAGCGCTGCACACCATGTCGGAGCAGACGCGCCGCATGGACAGTCTGGTGAAACAGCTGCTGACGCTGTCGCGCATCGAAGCCGCGCCCGCGATCGATCTCAAAGAGAAGGTCGATGTGCCGGTGATGCTGAAGCTGCTGCAGCATGAGGCGGCGACGCTGAGTGGCGGTCGTCACGATATCCATTTCCATACCGATCCCCATCTGAAAGTGTTCGGCAACGACGAACAGCTGCGCAGTGCTATTTCCAATCTGGTGTACAACGCGGTGAATCACACGCCGGAAGGCACGCGGATTGATATCAGCTGGCTGCGCGGCAAGCAGGGCGCGACCTTCCGGGTTTGCGACAACGGGCCGGGTATTGCGTCAGAACATATTCCGCGTCTGACCGAGCGGTTCTACCGGGTTGATAAGGCGCGTTCGCGTGCCACCGGCGGCAGCGGGCTGGGACTGGCGATTGTGAAACATGCGCTGAGCCACCACAACGCGCGGCTCGATATCACCAGCGTGCCGCATAAAGAGACCTGTTTTACCTTTACGCTGCCCGCGAGGTTGATTGTGAACAGCGTGATGCAGGAGAATGCCGTTCATTAA